The following coding sequences are from one Macaca mulatta isolate MMU2019108-1 chromosome 7, T2T-MMU8v2.0, whole genome shotgun sequence window:
- the CTSG gene encoding cathepsin G yields the protein MQPLLLLLAFLLPTGAKAGEIIGGRETRPHSRPYMAYLQIQSPRGRSSCGGFLVRDNFVLTAAHCWGSSINVTLGAHNIRRRENTQQHITARRAIPHPGYNQQTIHNDIMLLQLSRRVRRNRNVRPVALPSTQERLRPGTQCTVAGWGLVSQTRRTDRLREVQLRVQRDRECLRLFSFYDGGSQICVGDRRERKSAFRGDSGGPLLCNNVAHGIVSYGRPSGIPPEVFTRISSFLPWIRRTMRSFKQLDQMEIPL from the exons GGGAGATCATCGGAGGCCGGGAGACCAGGCCCCACTCCCGCCCCTACATGGCGTATCTTCAGATCCAGTCTCCAAGAGGTCGGAGCAGCTGCGGAGGGTTCCTGGTGCGAGACAACTTTGTGCTGACAGCAGCTCACTGCTGGGGAAG CTCTATAAATGTCACCCTGGGCGCCCACAATATCCGGAGACGGGAAAACACCCAGCAACATATCACTGCGCGCAGAGCCATCCCCCACCCTGGATACAATCAGCAGACCATCCATAATGACATCATGTTATTGCAG CTGAGCCGAAGAGTCAGACGGAATCGAAATGTGAGACCAGTGGCTCTGCCTAGCACCCAGGAGAGACTGAGACCCGGGACGCAGTGCACTGTGGCTGGCTGGGGCTTGGTCAGCCAGACGAGGAGAACAGACAGACTCCGAGAGGTGCAGCTGAGAGTGCAGAGGGATAGGGAGTGCCTCCGCCTCTTCTCTTTCTACGACGGCGGAAGCCAGATTTGTGTGGGGGACCGGCGGGAACGGAAGTCTGCCTTCAGG GGGGACTCCGGAGGCCCCCTGCTGTGTAACAATGTGGCCCACGGCATCGTCTCCTATGGAAGACCGTCAGGGATTCCTCCAGAAGTCTTCACCAGGATCTCAAGTTTCCTGCCCTGGATAAGGAGAACAATGAGAAGCTTCAAACAGCTGGATCAGATGGAGATCCCCTTGTGA